Part of the Marasmius oreades isolate 03SP1 chromosome 5, whole genome shotgun sequence genome is shown below.
TCACTTTTGTACATAAAGGGGAACTGAGATTACCTACACTGAGTCGGTTAAACGCTCTGGAGTCCAACAGCAATTAGGATCCAAAGGTGATGGAAAGCACCTCTTTAATATCTGAGCTCCGTGGAAGTATTTTGGGCTCAGGACAATCGAAGCGGGATTTCTGGAAGCTAGTCAAACACCGCCAAAGCGTGACTCTGAACCGTCTTATCTAATatctcctccatctctttcCTTACACATTCACCAGACTCTTTTTTCACTTAGACCTTTGTAATGGCTGAGCAACTATCACAAACGGCGACCATTCCTACATTCAAGCTTGTCCTCGGTGCGCTACCTCTGTTTTTTTAATCACACAACTCTTCTCTGACGCGTCTTTTTCTCATCGATCTTCAATTCTTCTTTTCTGTGCGATTTTCTTCGCCAATCCTCTCTAAAATTTTACCTTGAACTTCTCCTCGATTACTGCTGTAGTCGGTGACGGTGGTACCGGGAAAACGACATTCGTCAAGGTGTGCCACTATACAAACTTTCCCTCTACTGATCGCGTACTGATCTCGCCACTCTCCAGCGCCACTTGACCGGTGAATTCGAGAAGAAATACATCGGTAGGCCTTTCTATCACTTTTCGAAGGAGCCAAAGGAGTTGTCGTCTAACAAAGTCCCCAGCAACCCTCGGTGTCGAAGTCCACCCTCTCACTTTCTCAACCAATTTCGGTACCATCTGTTTCAACGTTTGGGATACTGCAGGTCAAGAGAAGTTTGGTGGGCTTCGGGATGGATACTACATTCAGGGACAGTGCGGTATCATCATGTTTGATGTTACAGCACGGATTACCTACAAGAACGTTCCCAACTGGCATCGCGATTTGGAGCGGGTCTGTGAGAACATCCCCATTGTCCTTTGTGGTAACAAAGTCGACGTGAAGGTGTGTAGTACTTTTACAAGTTTCCCCCTGATCCcaactcttcctccttccagGAAAGAAAAGTGAAGACCGGTGCCGTCACCTtccacagaaaaaaaaatctcCAGTATTTTGAGATCTCCGCCAAATCCAACTACAACTTCGAGAAGCCATTCTTGTGGCTGGCGAGGAAGTTAGTCGGGTATGTCTATTATTGTCTGGCCGAGCTCTTTTGCAGGTGTTTAACTTTTTGGAACTAGCAATCCGGCATTGGAATTCGTGGCCGCACCTGCTTTGGCCCCAGCAGATGTCCCTGTTGACGCTGCTCTCATGGAACAATATAACAAAGAATTGCAGCAGGTACGTGCTATTCATGAGTTACAAAAATAGTCGACTTACGTGTGGGCAGGCCGAGGCTGTTCCATTGCCTGAGGAGGACGATGATCTTTAACTTACTCTATCATCCTCCAGACATCCTTTCTCCCGTTCACGATGTCCCCAAAATCACGACCACCTATCTTCTGTACTGTTTTCCCTCCGGAACGTGGCACTTGTCCCATCATAACCAGTACTAATATCATCACGATTGTATATGTACATTTTCGCGTACGTTAAACACTTGCGAAGTTACAGAGGAGAGCAACGGTCTTGATCGAAAGTATGAGATAAAGCCGCCCGATTGCGGGAGGATACTACATGTTTCAGCAGAACCGATCGCTATAACAGAATGTGGGTGATTGTTTTTTCGCAAGTGGAGGCCGAAACACACCTTTTGAGTTTACTTCGTCTGTCCAATAATGCTTCTGCCAACCGGCCCTCCTTCCGCGCTCGTTTCAGCTGGAAGATTTGTGTCAGAGCCTTGTGAGCGAGAGTGAAGTCATCGGTACCTCTTTCTTATCTTCTACGGAGGTTACACTTCGACCTGCCCCCCAGGCTTGGTAAAGATGGCTTATGAAACGGGTGTCAGGAAGTGGGTCGGTGAAAGGGGTAATAAACTTTTTACTTTGTTGCGGACTCATCAATTTTGGGTGGCCCACTCATTCCCTCTTGCTTCTTCTTTTTATCTTCAGTAGCCTCCTTCTTGTATTTATACTGAATCTTCACCCAAAAACGCTCTCCGAAGCCGACTTGTTCACTGTCTCCACGGAGTTGTAGCGAGCCTCCGGCTACTTCATCGATACTCATATACTTCTCGTATACGTTCATGAATGCAACCATTCCATCTGGCATGATTACAGGagtccattcttcctgtggACCGCGTGCGTCTCTGTCGGCGGATACTATCCCATGCGTATCGCAAGACAAGAATTTCCCTTCACCAGTTCCTGATCTAATATTAATTGTTGGAGACCCTGCAACTCTGGTAGTTACCCATACCTAGAAAGGGCGATTGTGAGCTTGAAACTCGAAAACAACTGCCCAATACCCACCTGAGCTACATCTGTCGGCGTTCGCTCTAACACATGCGGAGGTTCTTTAGAGTCTTCGGCTTTGTCCTTGTCTAAAGCATGGATCACAATGCGACTTGTCGTTGCATTGAAGTTGATAGATATGGGAACGGGATCGGAAGGGTGCACTATAAACGTAGGGCCGCGTATTTCGTCTGGATTCTCGGGAAATACCCATGTTTCGGGGTCTATATTGTCATCTTTGCGGCGAGTACCACTTCTaccctcgtcgtcgtcgccgtcTTCTCTCTTACGCTTTCTCTTGGTCTTGTCTCCTTTGAACTTGAGCTTGGTAGAGCGAACTTTCTCCGTGGACATGGATGGAGTGGACAAGTTACGGCTACCTTCCTATTTCGGACAGGCACACGGCCAGTTGTTCTCACGACGAGCATCAAGAAAGCTATCTCCAGCTCCCCCCAGCGACCATCCTCAAGAGAATTCCGACAAAAATGAAGTACAACGCCGGTATGTATGAAGTGTGTTGTGCTGGTTCCTTCTGTTTAGAGTCACTCTGGCCGTTTTGGATGGACTTTCAGGCTGGATGAGCTAATTTGGTTTCGGATGACTCTGCAACGGATTCGCTTGAGGACCTTGAATCCATGCTCACGATTGCATATTTCTTACAGACGTTTCCTCCTCACGGCGCAAGGCACGCAAGGCCCACTTCGATGCGCCCTCTTCTATCCGACGAAAAATCATGTCTTCGGCGTTGTCCCGGGAGCTTCGTACCAAGTACCAGGTGCGTTTTTGGA
Proteins encoded:
- the GSP1 gene encoding GTP-binding nuclear protein gsp1/Ran (BUSCO:EOG09264LKR) — its product is MAEQLSQTATIPTFKLVLVGDGGTGKTTFVKRHLTGEFEKKYIATLGVEVHPLTFSTNFGTICFNVWDTAGQEKFGGLRDGYYIQGQCGIIMFDVTARITYKNVPNWHRDLERVCENIPIVLCGNKVDVKERKVKTGAVTFHRKKNLQYFEISAKSNYNFEKPFLWLARKLVGNPALEFVAAPALAPADVPVDAALMEQYNKELQQAEAVPLPEEDDDL